In Pseudorasbora parva isolate DD20220531a chromosome 9, ASM2467924v1, whole genome shotgun sequence, the following proteins share a genomic window:
- the LOC137088834 gene encoding uncharacterized protein — MGVKPGPVNRMVVLSARPKERKLAEGLRSTLYKGVTSELPDLSVLQVAEAYKDFASAVAPLVSTIRMSRDDPLVDSAFGKVQYGSVLSYQQPAATTRNINHHQDAPTPPPLPLVDYSLDTSVCLFVHSEHGQPHMRSLAVTLDMAHKIEHATKEQSGSLDWHSVRKPRVTASRFREVCHVRGQSSAEHLAERICKGTRQTADMKRGLEMESAAIEEYCLLREVNYHPCGFLIHPDAPWLGASPDGIIFDPKEQHVFGLLEIKCPNVKSYVDCPYLKFNNGTPELKQQHAYYWQVQGQMLISGMDWCDFVVYAQDDMMVQRIYKDIKMFQNIREKADHFFFYFYLPRCLQI, encoded by the exons Atg GGAGTCAAGCCTGGTCCTGTCAATAGAATGGTGGTTCTGTCTGCAAGACCCAAAGAGAGGAAGCTTGCTGAGGGGTTAAG GAGTACCCTTTACAAGGGTGTCACCAGTGAGCTGCCTGACCTCTCAGTCCTACAAGTAGCAGAGGCGTATAAGGACTTTGCCAGTGCTGTAGCCCCTTTGGTCTCCACTATCAGGATGTCGCGTGATGATCCTTTGGTGGATTCTGCCTTTGGCAAAGTTCAGTATGGAAGTGTGCTCTCATACCAGCAGCCAGCAGCAACAACACGCAATATTAATCACCATCAAGATGCCCCAACACCGCCACCTCTGCCACTAGTTGATTACAGCCTTGAcacttctgtttgtttgtttgtccataGTGAACATGGACAACCACACATGAGGTCACTAGCAGTAACTTTGGATATGGCACACAAGATAGAGCATGCCACCAAAGAACAGAGTGGATCGCTTGATTGGCACTCTGTCCGAAAGCCCCGGGTAACAGCATCACGTTTCAGGGAAGTTTGTCATGTGCGTGGCCAGAGCTCAGCTGAACATCTGGCTGAAAGAATCTGCAAGGGAACTCGCCAGACAGCAGACATGAAGAGAGGTCTTGAAATGGAATCTGCTGCAATTGAGGAATACTGTCTGCTGCGAGAAGTAAACTACCACCCTTGTGGATTCTTAATTCATCCCGATGCACCTTGGCTGGGGGCCTCTCCTGATGGGATTATTTTTGACCCTAAAGAGCAACATGTTTTTGGTCTTTTAGAAATCAAATGTCCAAATGTTAAAAGTTACGTGGACTGTCCTTACCTTAAATTTAACAATGGCACACCAGAGCTGAAACAACAACACGCATACTATTGGCAAGTTCAAGGACAAATGCTGATCTCGGGAATGGACTGGTGTGATTTTGTCGTTTATGCACAGGATGACATGATGGTCCAGCGCATCTACAAAGACATCAAAATGTTTCAGAACATTCGAGAGAAAGCTgaccatttctttttttacttttacctGCCAAGATGCCTACAGatctaa